A stretch of DNA from Microlunatus sp. Gsoil 973:
GGCCGTCACCCTGTTCGAGGAGCGTGCCCGGGCGGCGCAACCCGACTTCACCGTCAACGATCACAACCGGGACGCCATCGTTGCGCTCTGTCGCCGGTTGGACGGACTTCCGTTGGCGCTCGAACTGGCCGCTCCCCAACTCCGCCTGTTCACCCCGGACCAGTTACTGGCCCGGATCGACGACTGGTTGGCCGGCCAGACCTCCGATGCCGCGTACGCAGACCTCCCGCCTCGCCAACGAACGTTGCGGGCAACGGTCGAATGGAGCCGCGGGCTGCTCGGCGGACCCGCCCAGCCGCTGTTCGCCCGACTCGCCGTCTTCTCCGGTTCGTTCACCCTTGACGGGGCGATCAGGGTCTGTGGCTGGGACGGGCTGGACGTGCCCGCCGGATTGGGTACCCTGCTGGATCACAGTCTGGTGTCGCCGACCACCCGCCCGGACGGCCAGCCGGCCTTCACGATGCTGGAGACCATCCGCGCCCAGGCGCGCAGCCAGTTGGCGGCATCGGGTGAGGTGGACGCCTGTTCCGCGGCACTCGAACGTCAGCTGATCAGGGTGTACGCCGCCGCCGCGCCGCGGTTGCACAGTGCCGACCAGGCGCAGGCCGCGCTCACCCTCGACGGACGCCTCGGTGATCTTTCGGCCACGCTGACCTGGTTGCATGCCGAACGCCGACCGCTGGCGCCGTTGATCAGCGCTCTCGGCTCGTGCTGGGTCTGGGGACAGCTGCGTGGACGGATCCGTCACCTCCCCGACGTCTCCGGCTGGCTCCAGCAGCTGTCCGGCGGTGATCATGATCATGAGGTGGATGATCATGAGGTGGATGATCATGGTCGGGACCGGGCGGCATTGAGCTGGCTGCACATGGGACAGCTGGTCAACGCCTGCCGCTATGCCGAGGCGAACAGCATGCTGCGCTACTGGTTACCCGAGATGCGGTTGCTGGAGGACCGTCTCTACGGAATGGCTCTGATGGTGTCCGGTCTGAGCACCCTGCCCGGCCGCGGTTCCGAGGTGCGCACGGCCCGGGAACGCCTGGCCCGGGCGGTCGACATCTTCACCGACTGCGGCTATCGCGCGGGGCGCGGCTACGCCCTGACGCATCTGGGCGATGCCTCGTTGTTGGACGGGCAGCCGGAGACCGCCGCCGGGCATTACCGCGAGGCCGTGCAGATCAGCCGCGAACTGGGCGACCTGAATCTGAACGCCGACGCCGAATTTCACCTCGCCGCGTTCTCGGCCCAGGCCGGTAACGCGGCGGAAGCGGCCGCACACCTCCAGATCGCCGCGCCCTACTACCTCGATCTCGTGCATCTGGACGGTATGGCCCGCTGTCTGGCTGTCGCGGCCGGAATTGCCCTGCTGCACGGCGACGAGAGCCGGGGCGCCGAGTTGCTCGGCGCCGCCGATGCCCTCCGCGCGCCGCTCGAGATCCGTCCGTGGCCGATGATCGGCGTCCTGGAGCAGCGCTGCTCCGACGCGCTCCGGACCCGGCTTGGCGACAGTGCTTTCGCCGCGGCGCAGGACCGGGGCCGGACCTTGGACGGCCGGCGCGAACTCGCCGACCTGCTGCAACCGACCGCGGTCTGATCCGCTGTGATCAGTGATCAGGAACAGACTGCGCCGACGTTGGCGGACTTGACCAGCTTGGCGTACTTGGCCAGCACACCGCGAGGCTGCGGGCGGTGCGGCAGCACCCAGGCGGCCCGACGCCGTTCCAGCTCTTCGGCGGGAACGTCGAGTTCCAGTGTCCCCTGGGCAACATCAAGGATGATCTTGTCCCCGTCCTCGACCAGGGCGATCGGGCCACCCTCGGTGGCCTCTGGCGCGATGTGACCGACACACAGCCCGGTGGTGCCGCCGGAGAACCGTCCGTCGGTGATCAACATGACGTCCTTGCCGAGACCGGCGCCCTTGATCGCACCGGTGATGGCGAGCATCTCGCGCATGCCGGGGCCACCCTTGGGGCCCTCGTAGCGGATCACCACGACATCGCCGCCGGTGATGGTGCCGTCCTCCAGCGCATCCATCGCGGCACGCTCGCCGTCGAAGACCCTCGCGGTGCCCTCGATCACGGTGTCGTCGAAGCCTGCGCTCTTGACGACCGCACCCTCGGGTGCCAGTGAGCCGTGCAGGATGGTGATGCCGCCGGTCGGGTGGATCGGCTCGGAGAGCGCCCGGATGATCTTGCCGTCGACGTCCGGTGGGTTGATGTCGGCGAGATTCTCCGCAACCGTCTTCCCCGTCACGGTCAGGCAATCACCGTGGATCAGACCGGCGTCGAGCAAAGCCTTCATCACCACCGGCACGCCGCCGATCTTGTCCACGTCGTTCATCACGAACCGGCCGAACGGCTTCAGGTCGCCCAGGTGCGGTACCTTCCTGCCGATCCGGGCGAAGTCCTCCATGGTCAACTCCACGCCGGCCTCGTTGGCGATCGCCAGCAGATGCAGCACGGCATTGGTCGAACCGCCGAACGCCATCACCACGGCGATCGCGTTCTCGAACGCCTCGCGGGTCATGATCTGCCGGGCGGTGATGCCCTGCTTGAGCATGGTGACTACTGCTTCACCGCTGCGGTGGGCGAACCCGTCCCGGCGCCGGTCCACGGCCGGCGGCGCGGCCGATCCAGGGATCGACATGCCGAGCGCCTCTGCGGCACTGGCCATGGTGTTCGCCGTGTACATGCCGCCACAGGCGCCCTCGCCCGGACAGATCGCACGTTCGATGCGGTCCACCTCCTCGCGGCTGATCAGGCCGCGGACGCAGGCGCCGACGGCCTCGAACGCGTCGATGATCGTGACGTCCTTGCCGTCGACGCTGCCGGGCATGATCGACCCGGCGTAGAGGAACACCGAGGCAAGATCAAGACGGGCCGCGGCCATCAGCATGCCGGGCAGGGACTTGTCGCAGCCGGCCAGCAGCACCGACCCGTCCAGCCGCTCGGCCTCCATCACCGTCTCCACCGAGTCGGCGATGATCTCTCGGCTGACCAGCGAGTAGTGCATGCCGACGTGGCCCATCGAGATGCCGTCGGAGACGGAGATGGTGCCGAACTCCAGCGGATACCCGCCGGCGGCGTGCACGCCGTTCTTGACGGCCTTGGCAAGCCGGTCGAGCGACAGGTTGCAGGGAGTGATCTCGTTCCAGCTGGAGGCGACGCCGATCTGCGGTTTGGCGAAGTCCTCGTCGCCCATGCCGACGGCGCGCAGCATTCCGCGGGCCGCGGTGGCTTCCAGACCATCGGTGACGGTACGCGAGCGGGGCTTGATATCGGGACCGTTGCCACCCGCGCCGGACGTAGGCGTGCTGGAATCGACAGTGCTGCTGGACATAGGCGTCAAACTACCCTTGCTGGATCAGCTGCCCGGCACCGGACCGACCTTTGGGCACAGCCTGCCGCCGTGAGCGTACGACCATCAGCAACGCCGCGGCGATCAGCACGGCAGTGATCAGCAAGGGGCCGAGGTTCGCGATCAGTTCCTGGAGTGCATCGTAGGAATCCGCCGCGCCCGCGGAGTACGGCAACAGCGCCAGCGGGAGGCAGGCGCTGACGTAGAGCACGATGGCCGCCGAGCAGATCAGCAACCAACGCGGCATCGGCACATGGCCGGCGCGGGCACCCGGCCAGGGTCGGCGACGCAGTTGATAGAGAACGGCCACCGCCAGCGGCAGGATCCAGACGAAGTGGTGGGTCCAGGACAGCGGCGAGGCGAGGTTGCTGCCCAGCCCGACGAAGGCGATCGCCAGCACATGGGCACCCTGTTTCCACCAGTGCGCTCCGACGACAGCCGCGAGGATCGCCATGATCACCGAGACGCCGAGCCCGATGTAGGTGTTGGTGGGGTTCTCGCCGAAGAGCCGCAGCACGACGCCGAGCAACGACTGGTTGCCGACGTAGACCGGCCCGGAGGTGTGGGTGTTTCCGCCGGCCAGGCTCTTCAGGTAGGACACCGTTGCCGACGGCTGGACGATGGTGCCGATCGCGGTCAGCACGACGAAGGTGATGATCGCGGTAAGGGCCGGCTTCTTCTTGCCGAGCAGCAGCAGCATCAGTACGAAGATCGCCGGGGTGAGTTTGACCGCCGCAGCGAGCCCGATCAGGACGCCCTGGGGGATCCGCCGCTTACGACCGGGATCGGCCGGAAGCAGGTCGATGATCACCAACACCATCAGGAACGTGTTGATCTGGCCGTAGCCGATGGTCGTCCGGATCGGTTCCATCCCGATCACCAGGGCAAGGGAGAGCAGGGCCAACGGCCAGCCGCGCGGTACTCCGCATCTGATCATCACAACGTTCTGCGCGATCACCAGGCCGGCGATCCAGAGCAGTTCCCAGACGATGAAGGGGCCGACGGCCAACGGCAGCATGATGATCGCCGCGGCCGGCGGATAGATGAACCAGAGATGGAATCCTGGGGATGTCCACTCCATGATGTTCTGGCCGTGCAGCATCGCCCGGACGGCGTAGTAGTAGACCTGGAGATCCATCGTCGACGGCCTGAACGGCCAGAATCGTCCGCCGGCGATGATCAACGGCAGCATGGCCAGCGACACCACGTAGGCCGGTAAGAACTCGACCAGCCAGCGGCGGAATCGCCGTGCCCCGGTCAGCGGCCGGTCAGTTGTTGCCATACCGCCTCCAGGTCCTCGTCGGTCGCGGCCGGTTTGAAACCGAAGAGATTCCGCAGGCGCCGCTGTCGGCGTACCGCGGCACCAGATGGACGTGCAGGTGGAAGACCTCCTGTCCGGCGATGGCACCGGCCGAGGAGAAGAGGTTCATGCCCTCGGCGTCCAGCCTCTGTGTCACCAGCCGGGAGACCCGGTCGATGGCCGGGGTGATCTCCGACAACGCCGGCGGGTCGGCAAGGAAGCTGTCGACGTGACGCTTGGGCACCACAAGGGTGTGGCCGGGATGGAACGGCGCGACGTCGAGGAAGGAGTAGGAATGATCGTCCTCATCGACCTTCCGGGACGGGATGTCGCCGGCGATGATCTTGCAGAACACGCAATCGGCGGTCGTCGTGTTCTCGGTCATAGCACCACGTTCTCCAGCGGCCGGCCGGTGGCGTACCGGCGCAGCTGCGCGGCCATCAGGGCCCGGGTGCGCGGATAGAACGCGCTGCTCGCTCCGCCCACGTGCGGCGAGATCAGGACGCCGGGGCTGCGCCACAGCGGGTGGTCTGCCGGCAGCGGTTCGGGGTCGGTTACGTCGAGGCCTGCGGTGATCCGCCCGGTGCTCGTCTCCGCGACCAGCGCGTCGGTGTCGATCAGTCGCCCGCGACCGACGTTGATCACCTGTGCGCCGTCGGGCAGCAATGAGAGGGCGTGTTTGTCGATGATCTTCTCGGTCTGTGGCGTGAGCGGGGTGATCAGGAACAGCACGTCGGTCGCCGGCAGCACACGATCCAGCTCGGTGATCGGGTGCACCGGCACCGGCTCGCTTCGGGCCCGGCGGGCGACGCGGGTGATCGAGGCGACCTCGAAACCGGTCAGGCGGCGCTCGATGGCCTGGCCGATGTGGCCGTAACCGAGGATCGTCACCCGCTTGTCGGCGATCGAGCTGCCGAAGGCCGTCTGCCAGGTGCCGGTCGTCTGGTTCCGGGCGAACTCGTCGAGGTGCCGGCCCAGCGCCAGGGACAGCGCGACCGCCAGTTCGGCGGTGCTGGCGTCGTGCACACCGGCGGCGTTGCACAGCGTGACGCCCTGGGGGATGTACGGCTTGATGTCGTCATAGCCGGCGGACTGGATCTGCACGACCTTCAGCCTGGGCAGCTCACCGAACCGCTCCCACGGGTCGGGATCGCCGAGGTAGGGGTGGATGTAGAACTCCACTTCATCGGCGGTCGACGGGAACTCACCGCCGTTGTAGAAGTCGAGTTCGAGGTTGTCCGGTAACTCACCGAGTTTCTCCCGGGCTTCGGCTTCCGATTCGAAGGGCACCCACACACGCATGAGGTCGATCTTGCCAGGAGACCTCAACGAACCGGGTAACCGGCCGTCGTCAGCGCCTTCTTGACGTCGGCGACAGTCAGCGTCCCGTAGTGGAAGACGGTCGCGGCGAGCACCGCATCCGCTCCCGCGTCGACTGCCGGCGGGAAGTCGTCGGCGCTGCCGGCGCCGCCGGATGCGATCAGCGGCACGTCGACCACCCGGCGGACCGCGCGGATCATCTCCAGGTCGAATCCGTCGGTGGTGCCGTCGGCGTCCATGGAGTTGAGCAGGATCTCACCGACGCCGAGTTCGGCGGCTCGCCGAGCCCATTCCAGCGCGTCCAGACCGGCAGCCTTCCGCCCGCCGTGGGTTGTCACGCCGAAGCCGGACGGTTGCTCGGGCTCGCGGCGGGCATCGAGCGAGAGCACCAGCACCTGGTTGCCGAACCGCCGGCTGATCTCGCCGATCAGCTCGGGCCGATGGATCGCTGCGGTGTTCACCGCCACCTTGTCCGCCCCGGCCCGCAGCATCCGGTCGACATCGGCGACCGAGGAGATGCCCCCGCCGACGGTCAACGGGATGAAGACACTGCCGGCGGTCTCCCGCACCATGTCGACGGTGGTCTCGCGGCCCTCGGCAGACGCCGAGATGTCCAGAAAGGTGACCTCGTCGGCCCCCTCCTGGTCGTAAACCGCCGCGAGCTCGACCGGATCACCGGCGTCGCGCAGGTTGGTGAAGTTGACGCCCTTCACGACGCGGCCGTCGTGCACATCGAGACACGGGATGACCCGCACCGCCAGACTCATGCACCAAACCCTAAACCGGCGGGCCATGATGAACGAATGAACGATCGTGCGTCCATCCATCACGTCGAACTGTGGCTGCCCGACCTCGACGCCCATCTGCCGTCCTGGGACTGGCTCTTCGGCGAACTGGGTTGGGAGCCGTACCAGCGCTGGGAGGGCGGGCGTTCCTGGCGGGCCGGTGACGGAAGCTACGTGGTGATCGAGGAGTCACCCGACCTCGACTCGGGCGCCTACAGCCGGCTGCACCCCGGCATCAACCATCTGGCTGTCACGGCCGCCCGGGAGCTGATCGACCATATCGTCGCAGCGGCCCCTGCTCATGGTTGGACCGTGCTGTTCGCCGATCGGCATCCCTACGCCGGCGGCCGGGACCACTACGCGGCATACCTGGAGAATGATCATGGTTTCGAGGTGGAGATCGTCGCCTCGTGAACGGGCAACACTGATCACGTACGGACAACACTTTGACACGGTCCGCTGTCAGTGATCACCTTTAGAATTCGTTGTATGGCAAGGGATCTGGCGGATTGGGGAGTTGCGGAGCTGGCCGCAGCAGCCGCCGCCAGCGTGCGCGCCGAGATGCTTGCCGGATGCAACCTGCCCGAGCCCTGAACTCAGCGATCGTCGGCCACGTAGAGATCCGGTGTGCCGTCCGGCTCGTCGGGACTGAAGTCGATCACTCCGCGACGCATCGCCGAGACCACCTGACGGGCCCGGTCGCGCAACGGTCCGGGGCCTGCGGCGTCGGCGATCTGTCCCGCGAAATCGATTACCTGCCGGACCCAGCGGACGAAGTCACCGGCGGTCAGCTCGTTGTCCTCCAGTACCTCGCCGAGTGGCCGCCCGGCCGCCCAGCCGTAGGCAGCACGGGCGAATCCGATGTCCGGCTCCGGTCCGCGATCGATGCGCGCGTCCCGCTCGGCCAACGAGACCTCCCGCCACACCCGCCGCAGAGCCACCATGGCTTCCTCGGTCGTGCCGTCCGGCATCTGGGGACGGAACCTGCCGTGATCGGTTCGCCGCGCTTCATAGATCAACGTCGACAACACGCCGGCCAGCTGGGCGACACCAAGATCGTCGAACACTCCGGTACGGATGCATTCCGCGGTCACAAGATCAAGTTCGGCGTAGATGCGGGACAGCATCCGGCCGTCGCCGGTGACTCGGTCGCCGTCCTCGTCGAGGTAGCCGAAGGCGATCAGGACCTGGCAGATCTTGTCGAACTGGCTGGCGATCGTTGACGTTCTCCTGGCCATCTGCCGATCGGCCTGATCGTTCTCGCGCTGCAGCCGCAACGCCTGGGCTGCGAACCGGGCATGGGTCTCCCGGTCCGGGCAGTTGTGGCACGGATGATCTTCCAGCTCACTTCGCAGTTCGGCGACCCGTTGCGCCGCTGCCGGATCCATCGCCGCCGGACGGTAGTGGGAAAGATCAAGGTCGAGGGTACGCAGCTTCGACTCGAGTGCCGCGCGCAGATTGCGTACCGTCGCCTTGTCCTTGGGGTGATAGTGCTTGGGCACCTTGACCCGACCGACGACCGGGGGCGGCGACGGGAAGTCGACCAGTCCGAGACGGCGGACCTGACCCTCCTCGGTCTCGACCTGGGGTTGCGGGGCCTGGCGATGCCCTGCGACGCCGGGGTCGATGATCACTGCCCACCCGGTCGACCGGCCGGCCGGCACCCGGATGACGTCGCCGCGCTGCAACTGCTGAAGGACCGCGATCACCTCGGACTGCCGGTTGATCTTGCGGTCGCGGGCCGCCTCACTCTCGACCCGGCTGATCTCGTCGCGGAGCTTGGCGTATTCGGTGAAGTCGCCGCGATCACAGGCCGCCTTCTCGAACAGCGCTTCGATCTCACGCTTGTTCCGCGCCACCTTGCGGGCCAAACCGACCACAGACCGGTCGGACCGGTACTGCGCGAACGACTGCTCCAACAGGGTGCGCGCGCGATCCCGGCCGACCGCGCCGACCAGATTGACCGCCATGTTGTAGGTGGGTGCGAACGAGGAGTTCAACGGGTAGGTACGCCGGGAGGCCAGGCCGGCAACCGCTCGCGGATCCAGCCCGGGTTGCCAGAGCACGACGGCGTGGCCCTCGACGTCGATACCGCGTCGGCCGGCCCGGCCGGTCAGCTGGGTGTACTCCCCCGGGGTGATGTCGGCGTGGGTCTCCCCGTTGAACTTGACCAGCTTCTCCAGCACCACCGAACGAGCCGGCATGTTGATGCCGAGCGCCAGGGTCTCCGTGGCGAACACCACTTTCACCAGGCCCTTGACGAAGGCTTCCTCGACGCACTCCTTGAACGCCGGCAGCAGTCCGGCGTGATGCGCCGCGACCCCGCGCACCAGAGCCTCGGCGAACGTCGCATAGCCCAGCGCCTGCTTGTCCGCCGGGGACAGCCCGGCCGTGTGCCGTTCGGCGATCTCGTTCAGTTGGGCGCGTTCTGTCGCACTGGTCAGCATCAGCCGGGAGCCGAGCAGTTGGCGTACCGCAGCATCACAACCGGCCCGGGAGAAGATGAACACGATCGCCGGGAGCAGGTTCTCCCGCTCCAGCACGTCGATCATCTCGTAGCGACCGGGCACCGACCGGGAACGTGGCCGCCCGCCGCGGTCCTGATCACGGTCCGACCAGTTGCTCCGGTGCGTCGCCCCGCCGTAGCGGCCGCTGCCGTAGGAGACACTGCGCTTGCCCTTGCCATTGCGGCCCCGCGGCCTGCGGGAGTCGTCCCGGACGGCCCGGGCCTCCTGCTGCGCGACCTTGGTCAGCGCCGGATTGACCTCGGCCCGCCGGTTGCCGGTCGACTGGTCGGTGATCGCGGTCGGAGCGACACCGGCGAACAGGTCGTACAACCTGGTGCCGACCATCACGTGCTGGTAGAGCGGCACCGGCCGACGCTCGGAGACCACGATCTCGATGTCGCCGCGGACCTCGGCCAACCAGTCGCCGAACTCCTCGGCATTGCTGACCGTCGCCGACAGGGCGACCACCTGGACGGAGTCGGCCAGTCCGATGATCACTTCCTCCCAGACCGCCCCGCGGAAGCGGTCGGCGAGGTAATGCACCTCGTCCATCACGACGTAGCCGAGGTTGGCCAGGGTGGAGGACCCGGCGTAGATCATGTTCCGCAATACCTCGGTGGTCATCACCACCACCGGTGCCTCGGAGTTGATCGTCGAGTCGCCGGTCAGCAGGCCGACGTTGGCGGCGCCGTGCCGGCGGACGAGGTCGGCGTACTTCTGGTTGGAGAGCGCCTTGATCGGCGTGGTGTAGAACGCCTTCCGGCCCTGTTCCAGGGCGAGGAAGACGGCGTATTCACCGACGATGGTCTTGCCGGCTCCGGTCGGGGCTGCGACCAGGACGCCGGAGCCTGCCTCGACGTACTCGCAGGCCTCCCGTTGGTAGGGGTCGAAGGTGAAGCCGTACGCCTCGGCGAAGGTTGTCAGGGATCGGCTCATCTGCCCGGCCCGGAAGCTGGCGTACGCCTCGGCCGGGCTGGCGGCGGATTCCGGTTCAGGATTGGCGGACATCGCCTGCCAAAGTACCCCGCCGCCCGGCACAGCATCGAGACCGGCTTTGGTTCACCGATCTGTTCGACGAATCTCAGAGCACCGGGCGGCAGACCCGGAGTGCGGCCGGCACCTGTTCTATCGCCAGTGGCGTTGCGCCGATCATCTCGCCGTCGCCGAAGCCGACCAGACCGGGCCCGTCGATGGTGATCGACCGCACGCGCAGCAGTTCGACACAGGGATCGCTGATGAAGCCACCGGTGTAGAGCAGCGGCATCAGCCGCAGCAGCGTCGGCCGCCCGACCGGGTGGATGATCGTCAGCTCGAGCAGCCCGTCGGTGGGATCGGCGTCCGGGCAGATCCGGATGCCGCCGCCGTAGGAGCGGGTGTTACCGACGGCGACCAGCATGGCGTCCAGATCACGTCGTACGCCGTCGATGGTGAGTTGGTAGTGCAGCGGTTCGAAGGTCCGCAGCACAGCGAACAGCGCCAGCGGATAGCGGGACGAGCCCTTCGGCCACCGCATGTCGTTGGCGCGCCGGTTGACCATCGCATCGAATCCGGTGGCGATGATCGTCCCGATGTACGCCTCGCCGACCCGCGCCAGATCGACTGCGGTCTCGGTGCCGGCCAGGATGATCTCCAGCGCGGCCAGCGGGTCGGTGCCGATGTCCAGGCCGCGGCACAGGTCGTTGCCGGTACCGGACGGGATCAATCCGAGGACCGGGGCCGTCGGCGCGGACTGCTGGGCGCGTACGGCCTCATTGACTCCCAGGTGCAACATGCCGTCGCCGCCCATCACGACCATCACGTCGGCGCCGGAGTTTGCTGCCTTGTTGATCAGCGCCTGGGCTTCGTCGAAATCCCGGCTGAGCCAGATGTCCAGTTCGTGTCCGGCGTCGCGGATCCGACCGGCGATCTCGGGAAGCATCTCCTGGGAACGGCCCTTGCCCGCGGATGGGTTGACCACCAGGGCGATGCTCGACGGAGGCCGCCGGGTGACAGCAACCTCAGGACTGCTCATCGTCCTTCTTGCTCAGTCCGAGCAGGTCGGCGACCGTCGGCCGGGCGACCGACTGTTCGGCGTCAAGATCACGGCCCTCGAGCGCCGCCAGAGCGCGGTCGTTCTCGACGCCGCCGCCCCGATTGCCGAAGCCCGGCTCGATACCCCGACGATGCAGCGACCGATCGTGCAGGTGCGCGATGACCTCTGCCGCGAGGTACAGGATCGTCATCGGACCGGCCAGCATGAGCATCGACACCGGGTCGGTCTGCGGCGTCGCGACGGCGCCGAAGACGAAGCATCCGAAGACGACGAACGACCTGGCCTTGGCCAACTGTTTGGCCTTGACGATGCCCATGAAGTTCAGGCCGAGGACGAAGACCGGTACCAGGAAGCCGGCGCCGAAGACCAGCATGACCCTGATCAGGAAGTTCAGGAAGTTGGTCAGATCGAGCAGGTTCTCGATCTGCCCGCTACCCGGCGTGAAGCCGATCAGGACCGAGATGCCCTTGGGGATCAGGTAGTAGCCGAGGACGACTCCGCCAAGGAACAGCGGCACCGCGGCGCTCAGGAAGATCAGCGCCCACTTCTTCTCCTTGGCCAGCAGGCCGGGGACGATGAACGCCCAGATCTGATACAGCCAGATCGGTGAGGTCCCGACGAGCGCCGCGACGAAGCACGTCTTGAGGACCAGCGTGAAGGGCGTGGTCGCGCCCTCGATCACCGGCTGGACGTGCAGCTCCGGATTGGTTCGGTGGAGGTTCTCGGCGGCGACGGTGTACGGGTGCATCAGCAGGTCGTACAACTGCGTGTTGAAGATGAACGCGACGACGGTGCCGACGATGATCGCCAAAGCGATGATCACCAGCCGGTAGCGCAATTCCCGCAGATGCTCCCAGAGGGTCATGTTGCCGTCTGACGGCATCGGCGGCGGTTTCAGCCATGCCAGGCTGAACCGGATCGGTCGTCCTCGGAGACTGAGTGCCACGACGTTTACGGTCTGTCTTGACTACCCGGGCCTTGGCGTGAGCCGGCCCGGATCAGTTGTCGCGACGGGCTTCAGACGGCTGTGCTGCCGAATTGGTCGGCTGCTGGACCTGCTGCTGCGGGCCGCCCACCGCCGGCGGGGTCTGCTCGGTCGGCTGGGGATCGACCACCTCGGCGTCGACGACCTCGGAATCGTCCTTCTTGTCGGCGAGGTTCTTGGTCTCTTCCTTGAACTCCCGGATGGCGCGACCGGTGCTCTTGCCCAGTCCTGCCAGTCGGGCACCACCGAAGAGCACAAGGACGATGACAAGGATGATGATGAGCTCGGTGGGACCGAGGTTCATGAATCCGGCCAACGGGGACATAAGGTTCCTCATTTCGCTGTGGAGCAGTTGCGTCCTGCCGCCGCATCGGTGCGACGGCTGCAACTCACGTCATCCTACGTCGTCGGTCGCTGCTTCGAGGTTACGCAGGGTTGCATTCTTATCAGGATCTGCGACGCGCTCTGGGCCGGTTCCCAGCTCGGGCACCTGTACCTGGGCGGCGAGCTCGGCGAGCTTTCCGGTGCGCTGACCGAGCACCCGCAACTCGGCGAACACGTCCGAGGCCTTGTGGGCCAGCCAGATCGCGTACGCCACCAGCATGATGAGTCCGGCAACGGCGATGCCGCCGAACACGAAGACCCAGATCACGGGCGCCAGCGTACGTCACGGGCTCCTACCGCGTCAGCTCCCGCACCGTTTGCTCGTTGACCCGCACCACTGCCCGGCTCAGGCGCTCGGTGCCGCACCAATCACTCGCTCCCGCACCGCTTGCCCGGCCCCGGCACCGCTTGCCCGGCCCCAGCACCGCTTGCCCGGCCCCGTCCCGCACCACTTACTCGTTCCCGCACCACTTACTCGTTCCGCTTGCCCGGCCCCGGCACTGCTTGCCCGGCCCCTGCCCCGCTTGCCCGGACCCGGCACTGCTTGCCCGGCCCCTGCCCCGCTTGCCCGGACCCGGCACCGCTTGCCCGGCCCCTGCCCCGCTTGCCCGGCCCCGGCACCGCTTGCCCGGCCCCGTCCCGCACTACTTACTCGTTCCCGCACCACTTACCCGGCTTCTTCGCC
This window harbors:
- the hisF gene encoding imidazole glycerol phosphate synthase subunit HisF — encoded protein: MSLAVRVIPCLDVHDGRVVKGVNFTNLRDAGDPVELAAVYDQEGADEVTFLDISASAEGRETTVDMVRETAGSVFIPLTVGGGISSVADVDRMLRAGADKVAVNTAAIHRPELIGEISRRFGNQVLVLSLDARREPEQPSGFGVTTHGGRKAAGLDALEWARRAAELGVGEILLNSMDADGTTDGFDLEMIRAVRRVVDVPLIASGGAGSADDFPPAVDAGADAVLAATVFHYGTLTVADVKKALTTAGYPVR
- a CDS encoding VOC family protein, with amino-acid sequence MNDRASIHHVELWLPDLDAHLPSWDWLFGELGWEPYQRWEGGRSWRAGDGSYVVIEESPDLDSGAYSRLHPGINHLAVTAARELIDHIVAAAPAHGWTVLFADRHPYAGGRDHYAAYLENDHGFEVEIVAS
- a CDS encoding RNA helicase; translated protein: MSRSLTTFAEAYGFTFDPYQREACEYVEAGSGVLVAAPTGAGKTIVGEYAVFLALEQGRKAFYTTPIKALSNQKYADLVRRHGAANVGLLTGDSTINSEAPVVVMTTEVLRNMIYAGSSTLANLGYVVMDEVHYLADRFRGAVWEEVIIGLADSVQVVALSATVSNAEEFGDWLAEVRGDIEIVVSERRPVPLYQHVMVGTRLYDLFAGVAPTAITDQSTGNRRAEVNPALTKVAQQEARAVRDDSRRPRGRNGKGKRSVSYGSGRYGGATHRSNWSDRDQDRGGRPRSRSVPGRYEMIDVLERENLLPAIVFIFSRAGCDAAVRQLLGSRLMLTSATERAQLNEIAERHTAGLSPADKQALGYATFAEALVRGVAAHHAGLLPAFKECVEEAFVKGLVKVVFATETLALGINMPARSVVLEKLVKFNGETHADITPGEYTQLTGRAGRRGIDVEGHAVVLWQPGLDPRAVAGLASRRTYPLNSSFAPTYNMAVNLVGAVGRDRARTLLEQSFAQYRSDRSVVGLARKVARNKREIEALFEKAACDRGDFTEYAKLRDEISRVESEAARDRKINRQSEVIAVLQQLQRGDVIRVPAGRSTGWAVIIDPGVAGHRQAPQPQVETEEGQVRRLGLVDFPSPPPVVGRVKVPKHYHPKDKATVRNLRAALESKLRTLDLDLSHYRPAAMDPAAAQRVAELRSELEDHPCHNCPDRETHARFAAQALRLQRENDQADRQMARRTSTIASQFDKICQVLIAFGYLDEDGDRVTGDGRMLSRIYAELDLVTAECIRTGVFDDLGVAQLAGVLSTLIYEARRTDHGRFRPQMPDGTTEEAMVALRRVWREVSLAERDARIDRGPEPDIGFARAAYGWAAGRPLGEVLEDNELTAGDFVRWVRQVIDFAGQIADAAGPGPLRDRARQVVSAMRRGVIDFSPDEPDGTPDLYVADDR
- a CDS encoding diacylglycerol kinase family protein; amino-acid sequence: MSSPEVAVTRRPPSSIALVVNPSAGKGRSQEMLPEIAGRIRDAGHELDIWLSRDFDEAQALINKAANSGADVMVVMGGDGMLHLGVNEAVRAQQSAPTAPVLGLIPSGTGNDLCRGLDIGTDPLAALEIILAGTETAVDLARVGEAYIGTIIATGFDAMVNRRANDMRWPKGSSRYPLALFAVLRTFEPLHYQLTIDGVRRDLDAMLVAVGNTRSYGGGIRICPDADPTDGLLELTIIHPVGRPTLLRLMPLLYTGGFISDPCVELLRVRSITIDGPGLVGFGDGEMIGATPLAIEQVPAALRVCRPVL
- the tatC gene encoding twin-arginine translocase subunit TatC, coding for MTLWEHLRELRYRLVIIALAIIVGTVVAFIFNTQLYDLLMHPYTVAAENLHRTNPELHVQPVIEGATTPFTLVLKTCFVAALVGTSPIWLYQIWAFIVPGLLAKEKKWALIFLSAAVPLFLGGVVLGYYLIPKGISVLIGFTPGSGQIENLLDLTNFLNFLIRVMLVFGAGFLVPVFVLGLNFMGIVKAKQLAKARSFVVFGCFVFGAVATPQTDPVSMLMLAGPMTILYLAAEVIAHLHDRSLHRRGIEPGFGNRGGGVENDRALAALEGRDLDAEQSVARPTVADLLGLSKKDDEQS
- the tatA gene encoding twin-arginine translocase TatA/TatE family subunit, with amino-acid sequence MSPLAGFMNLGPTELIIILVIVLVLFGGARLAGLGKSTGRAIREFKEETKNLADKKDDSEVVDAEVVDPQPTEQTPPAVGGPQQQVQQPTNSAAQPSEARRDN